In Aquimarina sp. TRL1, a single window of DNA contains:
- a CDS encoding endonuclease: MATKYFKKKATNLHTVAFYNLENLFDTIDDTKTLDDDFLPDAEKRWSIKRYEKKITKLGTAISNIGFACSGKAPVIVGVAEIENRKVLEDLVASKHLMNKHYGIVHYNSPDERGIDVGLLYQKEHFELLHSESITVLVYNDNGERDYTRDILWVTGRLHGEEIHILVNHWPSRRDGAASTADKRIVAAEKNREVIDRIREGDPEAKIIIMGDFNDDPSCESVKEHLVQEDLFNPMEQLLTKYSGSLNYRNQWNLFDQIIFTHNFHRYEKGKHSFSKAAIFDDDFLKIYKGRHKGRPFRTYSGKRYKGGYSDHFPVYLQLKLN; the protein is encoded by the coding sequence ATGGCAACTAAATATTTTAAGAAGAAAGCAACCAATCTCCACACAGTGGCATTTTATAATCTGGAAAACCTGTTTGATACCATTGATGATACTAAAACTCTGGATGATGATTTTCTACCAGATGCAGAAAAAAGATGGAGCATAAAACGATATGAGAAGAAAATTACCAAATTAGGAACCGCTATTTCGAATATCGGATTTGCTTGTTCTGGAAAAGCACCGGTAATTGTTGGAGTAGCAGAAATTGAAAACAGGAAAGTACTGGAGGATCTTGTGGCGTCAAAACACTTAATGAATAAACACTACGGAATTGTACATTATAATTCTCCGGATGAACGAGGGATTGATGTAGGATTACTCTACCAGAAAGAACATTTCGAGCTGTTGCATTCCGAGAGTATAACTGTACTGGTATATAACGATAATGGTGAACGGGATTATACCCGGGATATCTTATGGGTTACCGGACGACTCCATGGCGAAGAAATACATATTTTGGTCAATCATTGGCCTTCCAGAAGAGACGGAGCAGCATCGACGGCTGATAAAAGGATTGTAGCAGCAGAAAAAAATAGAGAAGTAATTGATCGAATTAGAGAAGGTGATCCGGAAGCAAAAATTATCATCATGGGAGATTTTAATGATGACCCTTCCTGTGAGAGTGTAAAAGAACATCTGGTACAAGAAGATCTCTTTAATCCAATGGAGCAATTACTAACTAAGTACAGTGGAAGCCTTAATTATAGAAATCAATGGAACCTTTTTGATCAGATTATTTTTACACATAATTTTCATCGATACGAAAAAGGAAAACACAGTTTTTCCAAAGCAGCAATTTTTGATGATGATTTTCTAAAAATTTATAAAGGAAGGCATAAAGGAAGACCCTTTAGAACCTACTCAGGAAAACGGTATAAAGGGGGATATAGCGACCATTTTCCAGTCTATTTACAGCTAAAGCTTAATTAA